The following are from one region of the Stanieria sp. NIES-3757 genome:
- a CDS encoding response regulator receiver protein translates to MMTTRSKQAEDQISKLRVLIVDDDKDSRDLLLFYLEQIGAKVKSVASAKVALEEVQFFQPEIILSDIFMPEENGFWLINQLKNIERSSNRHLAAIAITAAAKTKDREKILSAGFDAYLSKPFLLDHLAALIAKVVQQNQNNCQKTA, encoded by the coding sequence ATGATGACAACAAGAAGTAAGCAAGCGGAAGACCAGATTAGTAAATTACGAGTATTGATAGTTGATGATGACAAAGATTCGAGGGACTTGTTGTTGTTTTATCTAGAGCAAATTGGAGCAAAAGTTAAATCAGTTGCTAGTGCTAAAGTAGCACTCGAAGAAGTACAATTTTTTCAACCTGAAATTATTCTTAGTGACATTTTTATGCCCGAAGAAAATGGTTTTTGGTTGATTAATCAGTTAAAAAATATAGAAAGAAGCTCAAATAGACATTTAGCCGCGATCGCAATAACTGCTGCTGCAAAAACCAAAGACCGCGAGAAAATCTTATCAGCAGGGTTTGATGCTTACCTTTCTAAGCCTTTTCTACTCGATCATTTAGCTGCATTGATCGCTAAAGTAGTGCAACAGAATCAGAACAATTGCCAAAAAACCGCATAA